The genomic region TTCGAAATCTGTCAGAGCGGCTTCGACAAACGACACATTCGGATTAGCCCTTAATGTCGGCACCTTGTTCGGGTGGCGCGTTGCAACAACAACTTCATGCCCCTTTTCCAAGAGGGCCTTGACCACATAATGACCAATAAAGCCGGTTCCACCCGTTACAAAGACTCGCATAAGAACTCCTTTTTAACACCTATTTTTTTCAATATAGATTTTGTCACCTCAATTCGGCAAGATTCATAAAAATTTATTTGCTGATTTAGGGAGCTTTTCAGGTAGTTTTTAAGGATTTTAACATTGCGATTTCTACCAGCTATCAACTAATAACTATTGACCAACAACTATTGACCAATAACTAATTTACTAGATTAAATCACGGAAAAATTCTAGTGAGGTTTTTATGTCCCGTTTACGCGTTTTGGTATTGATGGGCGGTCCATCTACCGAACATGATGTTTCTGTCGTTAGCGGTACTGGCGTTGTGCGCGCCATGGATCCGGAAAAGTACAATATCCACCCGGTGCTCATCGACAAGGACGGCACCTGGCACTGGTCTTCCCGTGAACTTTCTCCGTACCAGAAGGCAAATTTCTCAGAAAACTATTTCCACAGCCTCGAAGGCACGGCAGCGAACAAGAAGAAATCCCCGGCACTTTCGGAGCTCCCGTCAGCGGACATCGCATTCCTCGCCCTCCATGGCAAGTGGGGCGAAGACGGCCACATCCAGGCCATGCTCGAAAACTGGAACATTCCGTACACGGGTTGCGGCCTTTTGGCATCTGCTCTCGCCATGGACAAGATCAAGTCCAAAGAAATCTACCGTGCAAATGGTATCCCGACTCCGCCTTACCGCGTGATCTGGAAACACAACTTTACCGGCGACACGCTCGTAAGCGTTGCCGACGAACTCGGATTCCCGCTTGTGATCAAGGACCCGCTGGGAGGCTCTTCTATCGGTATCGGCATCGCGAAGAACATTGACGAAGCCGGCAAGATTGCCCAGGACTTGTTCAAAGATTCCAACCGTCTGCTCTGCGAAAAGTTCATCGCCGGTGGCGAAGCCAGCTGCGGTTACATCGAAGGTGAAAAGCCCTTGCCGCCGACGGAAATGCGCATGACGACCCGCGAATATTTCGACTTCGAAGCGAAGTACAACGGCGAATGCCAGGAAGTCACGCCGGCCGAATTTGCACCGGAACTCACGGCCCGCATCCAGGAACTTGTGAAAAACGCCCACTACGCTTTGGGTGGCGCCGGCTACAGCCGCACGGATGTGCGCATCACGAAGGATGGCGAACTCTTTGCGATCGAGACGAATACGCTCCCGGGCATGACCCCGACATCGCTGTTACCGCAACAAGCAGCCTGCATTGGCATCACCTACAGCCAGCTCATCGACCTCATCATCGACAAGAGCTTGGAGATTAAGCGGTAGGCCGCTTCGCGGCAGTTCTGAGTTAAAAGTTACTAGTTACTAGATAAATTCTAGCATCACTAGTAACTAGTAACTACGAACTAGTAACTATAAATTAGTAACTATGAACTATAACTTAATAGTAGACACTTCCCGAAAGGGTATTGCAATGGCGCTGTGCGCGGACTCCGTGTACGAGGAAATGGTCGATCCGTCTGCCAAGGGCGAAATCCTGAGCGCAAGCCTCGACAATCTTTTGGCTAAGGTCGGTGCCACACTCGACGACGTGAAGCGCGTCATGGTGACAGTAGGGCCGGGTTCGTTCAGCGGACTGCGCACGGGCGTCGCATTCTGCCAGGGGCTTTGCTTTAGCGGCAAGCGCAATTTGTACGGCGTGACGACATTGCAAGCACTCGCCTGCTTTGCCGGCGTTCCCGATGAATCCGTTGCCGTCGTGATTCGCGCTCGCAATGAATTCTGGTACTTGCGTTTGAACAACGAAGAGAGCTTTATCGAAACTGCAGACGTTGTGGCTCGACTCCAGGCAAGCTCCGTGAAGAACGCCGTTGTCGATGCAGCCGCACTTGCAGACGAAACACTCGTCGCCGTTTTCAAGGACAAGGGAATCGCAACGACTCTCGACACCGACAAGAAGCTCGACATGTGGACCCCGCTTTTTGATACGGTGAAGCCCTCGCTCATTCAAGAAGCGAACTACATCCAGCCCTCGTACTTCGAGAAGCTGAAGGTGTAGTAGGCGGTAGGAAGTAGACAGAAGAATGTTGGCTGTAGGATGAAAGCGTCATCCTGAGAAGCGAAGCGACGAAGGATCCAGTAAAGTCTTGAGATTGCAATAATGAAACTTAACTGGATTCCTCACTTCGTTCGGAATGACGGAGAAGCCGGAGTAAAAGGACTTTTAAATGCAGTTACGACAGATGAATGAAAACGATTTGCCACAAGTTCTCGAACTGCAACGGGAACTTGCGTTTCAGGATTGGAACGAAAAGCAGTTTCTGTCGGAAATCCGCGCAAGTTACGCGTACTGCGTTGTTTGTGAAGAAGCCGACAAGCTTTTAGGCTACGCAATATTCCATTTGCTCGGCCCCGATTCCGAACTGTTGAGCATTGCGACACGCACATCTGAACAGCGCAAGGGCATCGGCAGTCAGCTTTTGAAAGCGGGTTTAGACAAACTCACCGAAAGCGGCGACCAATGCTTTTTGGAAGTCCGCGACGGGAACGCCAAGGCTCGAGCCTTTTACGAGAAGCACGGATTCAAGTTGTATAGCGTCCGCAAGAAATATTATTCCGATGGCGAAGACGCCGCATTGTACAAGTTCAGCAGGTAAAAACGTTGTCAAAAATCCTAAAAACAGAAAAAATTGACCATAAGAAAAAAAGCTTCAGCATCGGTTTGGCATTGCTGATTTTACTGGCTATAGCCGTTTTGACTTATGT from Fibrobacter sp. UWB4 harbors:
- a CDS encoding D-alanine--D-alanine ligase encodes the protein MSRLRVLVLMGGPSTEHDVSVVSGTGVVRAMDPEKYNIHPVLIDKDGTWHWSSRELSPYQKANFSENYFHSLEGTAANKKKSPALSELPSADIAFLALHGKWGEDGHIQAMLENWNIPYTGCGLLASALAMDKIKSKEIYRANGIPTPPYRVIWKHNFTGDTLVSVADELGFPLVIKDPLGGSSIGIGIAKNIDEAGKIAQDLFKDSNRLLCEKFIAGGEASCGYIEGEKPLPPTEMRMTTREYFDFEAKYNGECQEVTPAEFAPELTARIQELVKNAHYALGGAGYSRTDVRITKDGELFAIETNTLPGMTPTSLLPQQAACIGITYSQLIDLIIDKSLEIKR
- the tsaB gene encoding tRNA (adenosine(37)-N6)-threonylcarbamoyltransferase complex dimerization subunit type 1 TsaB encodes the protein MNYNLIVDTSRKGIAMALCADSVYEEMVDPSAKGEILSASLDNLLAKVGATLDDVKRVMVTVGPGSFSGLRTGVAFCQGLCFSGKRNLYGVTTLQALACFAGVPDESVAVVIRARNEFWYLRLNNEESFIETADVVARLQASSVKNAVVDAAALADETLVAVFKDKGIATTLDTDKKLDMWTPLFDTVKPSLIQEANYIQPSYFEKLKV
- the rimI gene encoding ribosomal protein S18-alanine N-acetyltransferase, producing the protein MQLRQMNENDLPQVLELQRELAFQDWNEKQFLSEIRASYAYCVVCEEADKLLGYAIFHLLGPDSELLSIATRTSEQRKGIGSQLLKAGLDKLTESGDQCFLEVRDGNAKARAFYEKHGFKLYSVRKKYYSDGEDAALYKFSR